A window from SAR202 cluster bacterium encodes these proteins:
- a CDS encoding DUF642 domain-containing protein produces MRTNGMYTLAARRVNVAVLGLLAAMVLAVTMALVPGPAEAATNLISNGGFETGTTASWTINSGDVDVVHSSEWQPSEGSYSLDLNGFFPGSISQSFPTFVGHNYELVFDLAGNPGNGGGVVLQVSAAGQSATPTFATAGRSATNMGWWPETFNFTANSNTTTLTFTSLTTGPLCLSGTFAACGPALDNIRVFALPVVYTSGSHVDTWNAIVPPNPQDPNWPSTICVPNPAVGLDAPWTNPHKAFVANGASFQSSVSHIFTADWINAWPGFEWFGLTSQYGGPPGDKQQSWTRYSTPVSGNGDFILYLAADNCSWIYISNADGSDPQLVGVQLAAPWTVPITYPVTLSGNHKLDFIVFDGGGQSGGMFRLETNSEAILFPTVAADNASVTVNQPAAATNTGTYSDGGAGANVGITASVGSVTKTGTNNGTWSWSKPTTSPPFDYDVTITATNASNGTAAFTQFHVHVLTNTPPTCNNDAFSMSEDATVSRTPPCTDPNGDPIQIEIVSLNLVSVSPVVIPGGNSWNVTPGLNYNGPASYTYKATDNKGATSNVATATITVDAVNDPPTINRNSASVTVNEGQTANNSGTYADVDNTDAQLTLSASIGTVTKTGPGAWSWSFNTTDGPIQTQVVTINVFDGVITRSTTFQLNVNNVAPIITSLTATPNTINEGQSTTLNGSFSDPGAPDKHTVIINWDDGSPNTVLNLAPGVLTFSANHTYVDNKPGNAPYTVSVTVTDKDGGSSAGGGGHIVVNHDEWTIAEQGFNAIPGAAGVFAKNIASWFTGGGTGNFLVYSNNFGLVGPQLANTMTGAGHTWTVNTGLPFTLATLQQYDGVFLAAWPHPGSPNQQVLIDYVNAGGNVYLGGGTGCCGGAGGEAAIWNTFLGAFGLQFQTSGYNGICCVTPVNSTHVLASGLTQLYFNNGSSVFLTGNAGPSSQVIAFHNGIGILGVYGSQNSVPVHVNNVAPVVNAGPDATINEGQTYTNAPSCAGAVTDPSTSHRYLSVSVPGGLTWPSAHAAAQALICGGSAGHLVTITSGAEQSFLNANLPPATFGVPFAHGYWIGGTWVGSGFGWVTGEPFVYTNWNAGEPNGDGMSAGGAIHFFGVGSPTGKWNDVPGSGYFFTGYVVEFDGPFGGSFTDPGADSPWTGTVNYGDGTGTQPLPINQANKSFTLSHQYNDNGIYNVNVCVTDKDGAQGCDTVEVTVNNVAPTSSLSNSGPITEGSSTTINFGPQFDPSSRDIAAGLHFAFDCNGGDLLGATYAGSGTNMSTDCWFNDAGSHTVKGRIIDKDGGSTLHSTIVQVNLPPTPDFSIDYDGPEGCICTPLFMNTQSNGAEHLFFKASGASVDLTVYAHSVNNMNPENLVAQVYDTTTNGLVATLNASYPAGTAAGTEVSATDSIATVAERIYRIKVTTPSTPSTQPHWRAVIDGASQAAINSPTWASIEADAPVRWFFNVNGSETLGVRWFSTDVPTPPSPGTATVDTQFFTPVGAASTSHILTAPVPPGIDQTISPAASSTGQWNLRINSNTFTPSGGGVHYRLQTVGLSDAAIYLTPATAGYGSISGTVSTSGGAPFPFPVQINLRSLIDNTIVDNTTSAGGSFSFFDVFVGDYRVEVVLPPGTNIVGPSFFDIFVACDEDSAVDFIINRPPKSIAGFYFVDEGGSVALNGQDGDPDGNPVTYIWDLDNDGVFETPGQNPVFSAAGRDGPDDQPIKLRVCDGFGGCAVSSGNVHINNVAPTITNITLNGASIDENGSVTLNGSFTDPGLPDTFTVVINWGLGQGSTTLNLAAGQTTFSASHQYLDDNPTGTASDVYNVGVTVSDDDTGLASAGATVTVNNVAPSITSLTAANINEGQSTTLNVSFSDPGTQDIHTVTIDWGDGKSQTMTLALGARSFSAAHSYPDDNPTGTPSDLYTITVTVADDDTGSDTEAVAITVSNVAPANVSLNVSPASINENDSVTLSGSFTDPGVEDTHTVVINWGDGSANTTLTLSAGVLSFSGVTHQYLDDGASPGNGTPSDTHTISVTVTDDDTGTGSASTSVTVNNVAPQVTVNGPFTINENGSVTVSGAVTDAGTLDAHIVVISWGAGEGSTTLTLPAGVLTYSASHQYLDDNPTGTASDVYAVNVTVTDDDTGTGSASTSVTVKNVSPVVNAGADQNVLIGTPLNVSASFTDIGTQDTWTYSIDWGDGSPVGTGNSTAGVPITGSHLYVVTGPRTVTICVTDDDTGSHCDSLVVDFLSGTGKITAGVLRFGNNGRGGFNVQSDKNGTVKGELQYHNGSDNLHAHTLTHIAVYDNNTKGWFAGVLTDGRTFVAYVEDNGEPGKNDVFKMWVEGVLLNGDGKLTGGNVQIHK; encoded by the coding sequence ATGAGGACTAATGGTATGTATACACTTGCGGCCCGTAGAGTTAATGTAGCGGTCCTGGGTCTGTTAGCAGCGATGGTCCTGGCGGTTACCATGGCCCTGGTGCCTGGTCCGGCTGAGGCTGCCACCAACCTTATCTCCAATGGAGGCTTCGAGACCGGCACCACCGCCTCCTGGACTATAAATTCAGGGGATGTGGACGTTGTTCACTCGTCAGAGTGGCAACCCAGTGAGGGCTCATACAGCCTTGATTTGAACGGGTTCTTTCCCGGCAGCATAAGCCAGAGCTTCCCAACCTTCGTAGGGCATAACTACGAGTTGGTCTTCGACCTGGCGGGCAACCCTGGAAACGGAGGTGGCGTGGTGCTCCAGGTGTCGGCGGCGGGACAATCGGCCACACCTACCTTCGCCACAGCGGGACGCTCCGCAACAAACATGGGCTGGTGGCCGGAGACCTTCAACTTTACGGCGAACTCCAATACCACAACTCTTACCTTCACCAGCCTCACCACGGGACCCCTCTGCCTCAGCGGAACCTTCGCCGCGTGCGGTCCAGCCCTCGATAACATCCGCGTCTTTGCCTTGCCGGTGGTCTACACCAGCGGGTCGCACGTGGATACCTGGAACGCGATCGTACCCCCCAACCCCCAGGACCCGAACTGGCCCAGCACGATCTGTGTGCCGAACCCCGCGGTGGGCCTCGACGCGCCCTGGACGAACCCGCATAAGGCGTTTGTGGCGAACGGGGCTTCGTTCCAAAGCTCCGTCAGTCACATCTTCACCGCCGACTGGATCAACGCCTGGCCGGGCTTTGAGTGGTTCGGTCTAACTTCCCAGTATGGAGGTCCCCCGGGGGACAAGCAGCAGAGCTGGACGCGATACTCAACCCCGGTGAGCGGGAACGGTGACTTCATCCTCTACCTCGCCGCCGACAACTGCTCCTGGATCTATATATCGAATGCGGACGGGAGCGATCCCCAGTTGGTGGGCGTGCAGTTGGCCGCCCCCTGGACGGTCCCCATCACCTATCCGGTGACCCTGTCCGGAAACCACAAGCTCGATTTCATCGTCTTCGACGGCGGTGGGCAGTCCGGAGGGATGTTCCGTCTGGAGACGAACTCCGAGGCGATCCTCTTCCCGACCGTCGCGGCAGACAACGCTTCGGTAACCGTGAATCAGCCGGCAGCGGCGACCAACACCGGTACCTATAGCGATGGCGGGGCGGGGGCGAACGTGGGCATCACTGCCTCGGTGGGATCTGTCACCAAGACCGGCACCAACAACGGCACGTGGTCGTGGAGCAAGCCGACCACCAGCCCGCCCTTTGACTACGACGTGACTATCACGGCCACGAACGCGTCCAACGGCACCGCCGCCTTCACCCAGTTCCACGTCCATGTGCTAACCAACACACCACCCACCTGCAACAACGACGCCTTCAGCATGAGCGAGGACGCCACCGTATCCCGCACTCCTCCATGCACTGACCCGAATGGCGATCCAATACAGATAGAGATCGTATCTCTCAACCTGGTGAGCGTCAGCCCAGTGGTCATTCCCGGCGGAAATAGCTGGAACGTGACGCCTGGTCTCAACTACAACGGGCCGGCGTCCTATACATACAAGGCCACTGACAACAAGGGCGCCACATCCAACGTGGCTACGGCGACTATTACGGTCGACGCCGTGAACGACCCGCCCACCATTAACCGCAACAGCGCCTCGGTGACTGTTAACGAGGGCCAGACCGCCAACAACAGCGGCACCTACGCTGACGTAGACAACACCGACGCCCAGCTAACCCTGAGCGCGTCCATCGGCACGGTTACCAAGACCGGCCCGGGCGCCTGGAGCTGGTCTTTCAACACCACTGACGGCCCCATTCAGACCCAGGTGGTGACTATCAACGTTTTTGACGGCGTTATCACCAGAAGCACCACCTTCCAGCTCAACGTCAACAACGTGGCGCCCATCATAACCAGTCTGACGGCGACGCCTAACACTATCAATGAGGGTCAATCCACCACACTGAACGGCTCCTTCTCAGACCCGGGAGCCCCAGACAAACACACCGTCATCATTAATTGGGACGATGGCTCTCCCAACACCGTCCTGAACCTAGCTCCCGGCGTCCTCACTTTCAGCGCAAATCACACCTACGTCGATAACAAGCCCGGCAACGCTCCCTACACGGTGAGCGTCACAGTGACCGACAAGGATGGCGGCTCCTCGGCGGGCGGCGGCGGTCACATCGTGGTCAACCATGACGAGTGGACTATTGCCGAGCAGGGCTTCAACGCCATACCCGGAGCAGCCGGCGTCTTCGCCAAGAACATAGCCAGCTGGTTTACCGGCGGCGGGACGGGCAACTTCCTGGTCTATTCCAACAACTTCGGCTTGGTAGGGCCTCAGCTGGCGAATACCATGACTGGTGCGGGCCATACCTGGACCGTAAACACCGGACTGCCCTTCACCCTCGCCACGCTTCAGCAATACGACGGCGTCTTCCTAGCCGCCTGGCCCCACCCCGGCTCGCCCAACCAGCAGGTGTTAATTGACTACGTCAACGCTGGCGGCAACGTTTACCTGGGGGGAGGCACGGGCTGCTGCGGCGGTGCTGGCGGCGAGGCTGCCATTTGGAATACCTTCCTTGGCGCCTTTGGCCTGCAATTCCAGACCAGCGGCTACAACGGAATCTGCTGCGTCACGCCGGTCAATTCCACCCACGTATTGGCCAGCGGCCTAACGCAGCTCTACTTTAACAACGGCAGCTCAGTTTTCTTGACCGGCAACGCTGGCCCATCCTCCCAGGTCATCGCCTTCCACAACGGAATTGGCATCCTGGGTGTGTACGGGTCTCAGAACAGCGTCCCAGTCCACGTCAACAACGTGGCGCCTGTGGTTAACGCCGGGCCTGACGCCACTATCAATGAAGGGCAGACCTACACCAATGCCCCCTCATGCGCCGGCGCAGTCACCGACCCCAGTACCAGCCATCGCTACCTATCGGTATCCGTCCCTGGCGGCCTCACATGGCCCAGCGCCCATGCCGCGGCCCAGGCTCTCATCTGCGGCGGCTCCGCCGGTCACCTGGTAACCATCACCTCCGGCGCTGAGCAGAGCTTCCTGAACGCTAACCTGCCTCCAGCCACCTTCGGCGTGCCCTTCGCCCACGGCTACTGGATCGGCGGCACCTGGGTTGGCTCCGGGTTTGGCTGGGTCACCGGCGAGCCTTTTGTCTACACCAACTGGAACGCTGGCGAACCCAACGGCGACGGAATGAGCGCCGGCGGCGCCATCCACTTCTTCGGAGTAGGTTCGCCTACCGGCAAATGGAACGACGTGCCAGGCAGCGGGTATTTCTTCACTGGATACGTCGTCGAATTCGATGGCCCCTTCGGTGGCTCCTTCACCGACCCCGGCGCCGATTCACCCTGGACCGGCACCGTCAACTACGGCGACGGCACCGGCACACAGCCTCTGCCCATCAACCAGGCCAACAAGTCCTTCACTCTGAGCCACCAGTACAACGACAACGGCATCTACAATGTCAATGTCTGCGTCACTGACAAGGACGGCGCGCAGGGATGCGACACCGTCGAGGTCACCGTCAACAACGTGGCCCCCACCTCCAGCCTCTCCAACAGCGGGCCCATAACCGAGGGCTCCTCCACCACCATCAACTTCGGTCCTCAGTTTGACCCCTCATCGCGAGACATTGCCGCGGGGCTACACTTCGCCTTCGACTGTAACGGCGGCGACCTCTTGGGCGCCACCTACGCTGGCAGCGGCACCAACATGAGCACCGACTGCTGGTTCAACGACGCCGGCAGCCACACCGTCAAGGGCAGAATCATCGACAAGGACGGCGGCTCCACCCTCCACAGCACCATCGTCCAGGTCAACCTGCCGCCTACTCCCGACTTCTCCATCGACTATGACGGCCCCGAAGGCTGCATCTGCACGCCCCTTTTCATGAACACCCAGTCCAACGGCGCTGAGCACCTCTTCTTCAAGGCCTCCGGCGCCAGTGTAGACCTCACGGTCTACGCGCACTCCGTCAACAACATGAACCCGGAAAACCTGGTGGCCCAGGTGTACGACACCACCACCAACGGCTTGGTGGCCACCCTCAACGCCTCCTACCCCGCCGGGACAGCAGCGGGCACCGAGGTTAGCGCCACTGATTCCATCGCTACTGTGGCCGAACGTATATACCGCATCAAGGTCACTACTCCCAGCACTCCCAGCACTCAGCCCCACTGGCGCGCTGTCATAGATGGCGCCAGCCAGGCGGCCATAAACAGTCCCACCTGGGCCAGCATTGAGGCCGACGCTCCGGTGCGCTGGTTCTTCAACGTCAACGGTTCCGAGACCCTGGGTGTGCGCTGGTTCAGCACCGACGTGCCCACGCCGCCCTCCCCCGGCACCGCCACGGTTGATACCCAGTTCTTCACTCCTGTAGGCGCGGCCTCTACATCCCACATCCTGACCGCGCCGGTGCCCCCAGGCATCGACCAGACCATCAGCCCCGCCGCTTCCTCCACAGGCCAGTGGAACCTGCGTATTAACTCCAATACCTTCACGCCTTCCGGCGGCGGTGTCCACTACCGGCTGCAGACCGTCGGCCTGTCCGACGCAGCCATCTACCTGACCCCCGCCACTGCAGGCTACGGCTCCATCAGTGGCACGGTCTCCACCTCCGGCGGCGCGCCCTTCCCATTCCCCGTACAGATCAACCTGCGCTCCTTGATTGACAACACCATTGTGGACAACACCACCTCCGCCGGCGGCAGCTTCAGCTTCTTCGACGTTTTCGTCGGCGACTACCGCGTCGAGGTTGTGTTGCCTCCCGGGACCAACATCGTCGGCCCCAGCTTCTTCGACATCTTCGTGGCCTGCGATGAGGATTCCGCCGTCGACTTCATCATCAACCGCCCGCCCAAGTCCATCGCAGGCTTCTACTTCGTTGACGAGGGCGGCTCCGTAGCCCTCAACGGCCAGGACGGCGACCCTGACGGCAACCCCGTGACCTACATTTGGGACCTGGACAACGACGGCGTCTTCGAGACTCCGGGCCAGAACCCCGTCTTCTCCGCCGCCGGCCGCGACGGCCCCGACGACCAGCCCATCAAGCTCCGCGTCTGCGACGGCTTCGGCGGCTGCGCCGTCTCCTCCGGCAACGTCCACATAAATAACGTGGCGCCCACCATTACCAACATTACCCTGAACGGTGCCAGCATAGACGAGAACGGCTCCGTCACCTTGAATGGCTCCTTCACTGACCCTGGCCTTCCGGACACCTTTACCGTAGTCATCAACTGGGGCCTCGGCCAGGGCTCCACCACCCTCAACCTGGCCGCCGGCCAGACCACCTTCAGCGCCAGCCACCAGTACCTGGACGACAATCCCACTGGCACAGCTTCGGACGTCTACAACGTCGGCGTCACGGTCAGCGACGATGACACCGGTTTGGCCAGCGCCGGCGCCACCGTCACCGTCAACAACGTGGCTCCATCCATCACTAGCTTGACCGCTGCTAACATCAATGAAGGGCAGTCCACCACCCTGAACGTCAGCTTCAGCGATCCCGGCACTCAGGACATCCACACTGTGACCATAGACTGGGGCGACGGCAAAAGCCAGACCATGACCCTGGCTTTGGGCGCTCGGTCCTTCTCCGCCGCCCACTCCTACCCCGACGACAACCCGACGGGCACCCCCTCCGACCTCTACACCATAACCGTGACCGTGGCTGACGACGATACAGGCTCAGACACTGAGGCTGTCGCCATCACTGTGAGCAACGTGGCCCCGGCCAACGTGAGCCTGAACGTCAGTCCCGCCTCCATAAACGAGAACGACAGTGTCACATTGTCCGGTTCCTTCACCGACCCCGGCGTGGAAGACACCCATACCGTCGTTATCAATTGGGGTGACGGCTCCGCCAACACCACCCTCACCCTTAGCGCGGGCGTCCTCTCCTTCAGCGGCGTCACCCACCAGTACCTGGACGACGGGGCGTCGCCCGGCAACGGCACACCTTCAGACACCCATACCATCAGCGTTACCGTCACTGACGACGACACCGGTACAGGTTCAGCCTCCACCAGTGTCACCGTTAACAACGTGGCCCCGCAGGTCACGGTAAACGGCCCCTTCACTATTAACGAGAACGGCAGCGTCACCGTCAGCGGCGCCGTCACCGACGCCGGCACTCTGGACGCTCACATCGTGGTCATAAGCTGGGGCGCGGGCGAGGGTTCTACCACCCTAACTCTGCCCGCCGGCGTACTGACCTACAGCGCCAGCCACCAGTACCTGGACGACAATCCCACCGGTACTGCCTCCGACGTGTATGCCGTGAACGTCACCGTCACTGACGACGACACCGGCACAGGTTCAGCCTCCACCAGTGTCACCGTTAAGAACGTCTCCCCCGTAGTCAACGCTGGCGCGGACCAGAATGTCCTCATCGGAACGCCTCTCAACGTTAGCGCCAGCTTCACTGACATCGGCACTCAGGACACTTGGACCTACAGCATCGACTGGGGTGATGGCTCGCCGGTAGGTACGGGCAACTCCACCGCCGGCGTGCCCATCACCGGCAGTCACCTGTACGTTGTGACAGGCCCTAGGACCGTCACCATCTGCGTCACCGACGATGACACAGGCAGTCACTGCGACAGCCTTGTCGTAGACTTCCTAAGCGGCACGGGCAAGATCACCGCCGGCGTGTTGAGGTTCGGTAATAACGGCCGCGGCGGGTTCAACGTCCAGTCCGACAAGAATGGGACGGTTAAGGGCGAGCTTCAGTACCACAACGGCTCCGATAACCTCCACGCCCACACCCTGACTCACATTGCCGTCTACGACAACAACACCAAGGGTTGGTTCGCGGGCGTCCTTACTGATGGAAGGACCTTCGTGGCCTATGTCGAAGACAATGGCGAGCCTGGCAAGAACGACGTGTTCAAGATGTGGGTAGAAGGCGTGCTGCTTAACGGCGACGGCAAGCTCACCGGCGGCAACGTCCAAATCCATAAGTAG
- a CDS encoding nitronate monooxygenase: MAITTAFTKAFHLSYPIGLAPMGGVAGGALAAAVSNAGGLGLVGGGHGDREWLAKELAEVTERTQRPWGAGLITWNTNRQTLDFILDYKPSVVMLSFGDPRPYAGAIKKRGVKLICQVQSLEMASLAQEAGADFIVAQGTEAGGHGAHQALFPLLPAVIDAFHPTPVLAAGGIADGRGLAAVLMMGACGALMGTRLYASDEALGHRRIKERIVQATAQDTVRTRIFDTIRGYDWPKPFTGRAIKNRFFEKWQGREGELADNLDAERQAYNRATQDGDPDIRVVFAGEGVDLIKSIEPAGEIVRQVGTEAARLLAGGPHLSQVLPQK; the protein is encoded by the coding sequence ATGGCCATCACCACCGCCTTCACCAAAGCCTTCCATCTGTCCTACCCCATCGGCCTCGCGCCCATGGGCGGCGTCGCGGGCGGCGCGCTGGCGGCGGCGGTGTCCAACGCCGGCGGTCTGGGGCTTGTAGGCGGCGGCCACGGCGACAGGGAATGGCTGGCTAAGGAGCTGGCCGAGGTCACTGAACGGACTCAGCGTCCCTGGGGCGCGGGCCTCATCACCTGGAACACCAATCGCCAAACCCTCGACTTCATCCTCGACTACAAGCCGTCGGTGGTGATGCTCTCCTTCGGCGACCCGCGGCCCTACGCCGGCGCCATCAAAAAGCGAGGCGTCAAGCTCATATGCCAGGTGCAGTCGCTCGAAATGGCTAGCCTGGCCCAGGAGGCCGGGGCGGACTTCATCGTCGCCCAGGGCACGGAGGCCGGCGGCCACGGCGCCCACCAGGCCCTGTTTCCCCTGCTGCCCGCCGTCATAGACGCGTTCCACCCCACGCCCGTCCTCGCCGCCGGCGGCATCGCCGACGGCCGGGGCTTGGCCGCTGTCCTGATGATGGGCGCCTGCGGCGCGCTCATGGGCACCCGTCTCTACGCCTCCGACGAAGCCCTGGGCCACCGCCGCATCAAGGAGCGAATCGTTCAGGCCACCGCCCAGGACACGGTTCGTACCCGCATATTCGATACTATTCGCGGCTATGATTGGCCCAAGCCTTTCACCGGACGCGCCATCAAGAACCGATTTTTTGAAAAATGGCAGGGCCGCGAGGGCGAGCTGGCCGACAACCTGGACGCCGAGCGCCAGGCCTACAACCGCGCCACCCAGGACGGCGACCCCGACATTCGAGTCGTCTTTGCCGGCGAGGGCGTCGACCTTATCAAGAGCATTGAGCCAGCCGGCGAGATTGTGCGGCAGGTAGGCACTGAGGCCGCACGGCTGCTCGCGGGCGGGCCACACCTGTCACAAGTGCTCCCCCAAAAGTAA